TAGCAACAGAAGTAAATCAGATGGTGACATGATAAAACTAGAGGCCATCCAAACTAAATAAGTTCATTAGATATATTGAGCACATTTAGTGATAATGAGTTGcatcacacacatatatatacacacaaaaACACTATAACAAAGTGATCATATGTGGAAAGGCAAGATATTGTTAGCTTTCATCACTCCAACATCATAAACAATAGGTAGACATATATAATGCAACTTCACAATGAAGCAATCATCAAAATTCTCTCATAGGACATACATCAAACAGTTGGCGGTAAACATCAAAACCAAATATCTCCAGCATCGGATGCCTTGGGATAACCCTTGTACTCCAATTTGAGATTCAAGCTAGCACAAATAACCCTAAATTTGAGCCGCAAAGCATCCATAGCATCGGAGACGGACTCGTTTTCCGGCTCGAGCATTGGGTAATTCCGAAGCAATTCATCCATCTGATTGATTGTCTTCTGAATTCGGGCAGACATGAAATTCGGGTCGGCCAGGATGGCCGAGCTCCAGACACAGACGCAGCTGCGGTAAAAGCCCAATTCCTCGCCCGTTTCGAACCCGGTTTTGAGCCCGACTTGTTGGCCCTCTTCCTTACCTGAGATTATGCCGTCGGCGTAGCCCTCGTCGTAGCCTTCTCTCAAGTGGGAATCCTCAAGATTTAGTGAAGATTCGAAGATGTCTTCAATGGCGTCCATCCAAAATTATTTGGGACTTCAATTCTAGTCTATCAAATTTCCTCTCCCTCTTCCAAAATGATTATATTGATGTAGGGTTAAGAATCGGAGCTCAGCAGCAGCACCGCCGCCGCCGTGAAT
The genomic region above belongs to Salvia miltiorrhiza cultivar Shanhuang (shh) chromosome 5, IMPLAD_Smil_shh, whole genome shotgun sequence and contains:
- the LOC131024663 gene encoding uncharacterized protein LOC131024663, which translates into the protein MDAIEDIFESSLNLEDSHLREGYDEGYADGIISGKEEGQQVGLKTGFETGEELGFYRSCVCVWSSAILADPNFMSARIQKTINQMDELLRNYPMLEPENESVSDAMDALRLKFRVICASLNLKLEYKGYPKASDAGDIWF